Proteins from one Bos indicus x Bos taurus breed Angus x Brahman F1 hybrid chromosome 19, Bos_hybrid_MaternalHap_v2.0, whole genome shotgun sequence genomic window:
- the RSKR gene encoding uncharacterized serine/threonine-protein kinase SgK494 isoform X7 yields MGAVSCRQGHHAQMAASHKILGLVAKGSFGTVLKVLDCGQKAVFAVKVVPKAKVLQRDILRQCKEEVSIQVCSMHTALERIFGRTKLQRQINHPFVHSMGDSWQGKRHLFIILLSPKGRGDSRWHRFGQEACNALHPGTGGPKYCPDFCCFAVCSYCSTDLYSLWSAVGRLTEASIRLFAAELILVLCYLHDLGIIHRDVKMENILLDERGHLKLTDFGLSRHLPQGARAYTICGTLQYMAPEVLSGGPYNHAADWWSLGVLLFSLSTGKFPVPAESDHVAMLASVTHYDSEIPSSLNQGLSLLLHELLHQNPLHRLRYLHHFQVHPFFRGVAFDPELLQKHPVNFVLETQATQSSPSSESMFFKDFDCNLESFLVHPRLA; encoded by the exons ATTTTAGGCCTTGTGGCTAAAGGCTCCTTTGGAACAGTCCTCAAGGTGTTAGATTGTGGCCAGAAAGCAGTATTTGCAGTGAAG GTGGTACCCAAGGCAAAGGTCCTACAGAGGGACATCCTGAGGCAGTGCAAAGAGGAGGTCAGCATCCAGGTATGCAGTATGCACACAGCTCTGGAAAGGATCTTCGGAAGAACCAAACTACAG CGACAGATCAACCATCCTTTTGTACACAGTATGGGGGACAGCTGGCAGGGAAAACGACACCTCTTCATTA TACTGCTCTCTCCCAAAGGGAGAGGGGACAGCAGGTGGCATCGGTTTGGGCAGGAGGCATGCAATGCCTTGCACCCAGGCACAGGAGGCCCCAAATATTGCCCAGACTTCTGCTGCTTTGCAGTGTGCAGCTACTGCAGCACAGATCTTTACTCCCTGTGGTCTGCTGTTGGCCGCTTGACTGAGGCTTCCATCCGCCTCTTTGCTGCTGAGCTGATCCTGGTGCTGT GCTATCTCCATGACTTGGGCATCATCCATCGAGATGTGAAG ATGGAGAATATCCTTCTGGATGAACGAG GCCATTTGAAACTGACAGACTTTGGTTTGTCCCGCCACCTGCCCCAAGGAGCCCGCGCCTATACTATCTGTGGCACTCTTCAGTACATGG CGCCCGAGGTCCTGAGTGGAGGGCCTTACAACCATGCTGCTGACTGGTGGTCCCTGGGTgtcttgcttttctctctgtCAACTGGAAAG TTCCCGGTGCCAGCAGAGAGCGATCATGTGGCCATGTTGGCAAGTGTGACCCACTATGACTCTGAGATCCCATCTTCTCTTAACCAGGGGCTCTCACTCCTGCTCCACGAG CTCTTACACCAGAATCCCCTTCACCGTCTACGTTATTTGCATCACTTCCAGGTCCACCCTTTCTTCCGGGGTGTGGCCTTTGACCCAGAGCTCCTACAGAAGCATCCAGTGAACTTTGTCTTGGAGACACAAGCTACCCAGTCTAGTCCATCATCGGAGTCCATGTTCTTCAAGGACTTTGACTGTAATCTGGAGTCCTTCCTGGTCCACCCAAGGCTGGCTTGA
- the RSKR gene encoding uncharacterized serine/threonine-protein kinase SgK494 isoform X9, which yields MGAVSCRQGHHAQMAASHKVVPKAKVLQRDILRQCKEEVSIQVCSMHTALERIFGRTKLQRQINHPFVHSMGDSWQGKRHLFIILLSPKGRGDSRWHRFGQEACNALHPGTGGPKYCPDFCCFAVCSYCSTDLYSLWSAVGRLTEASIRLFAAELILVLCYLHDLGIIHRDVKMENILLDERGHLKLTDFGLSRHLPQGARAYTICGTLQYMAPEVLSGGPYNHAADWWSLGVLLFSLSTGKFPVPAESDHVAMLASVTHYDSEIPSSLNQGLSLLLHELLHQNPLHRLRYLHHFQVHPFFRGVAFDPELLQKHPVNFVLETQATQSSPSSESMFFKDFDCNLESFLVHPRLA from the exons GTGGTACCCAAGGCAAAGGTCCTACAGAGGGACATCCTGAGGCAGTGCAAAGAGGAGGTCAGCATCCAGGTATGCAGTATGCACACAGCTCTGGAAAGGATCTTCGGAAGAACCAAACTACAG CGACAGATCAACCATCCTTTTGTACACAGTATGGGGGACAGCTGGCAGGGAAAACGACACCTCTTCATTA TACTGCTCTCTCCCAAAGGGAGAGGGGACAGCAGGTGGCATCGGTTTGGGCAGGAGGCATGCAATGCCTTGCACCCAGGCACAGGAGGCCCCAAATATTGCCCAGACTTCTGCTGCTTTGCAGTGTGCAGCTACTGCAGCACAGATCTTTACTCCCTGTGGTCTGCTGTTGGCCGCTTGACTGAGGCTTCCATCCGCCTCTTTGCTGCTGAGCTGATCCTGGTGCTGT GCTATCTCCATGACTTGGGCATCATCCATCGAGATGTGAAG ATGGAGAATATCCTTCTGGATGAACGAG GCCATTTGAAACTGACAGACTTTGGTTTGTCCCGCCACCTGCCCCAAGGAGCCCGCGCCTATACTATCTGTGGCACTCTTCAGTACATGG CGCCCGAGGTCCTGAGTGGAGGGCCTTACAACCATGCTGCTGACTGGTGGTCCCTGGGTgtcttgcttttctctctgtCAACTGGAAAG TTCCCGGTGCCAGCAGAGAGCGATCATGTGGCCATGTTGGCAAGTGTGACCCACTATGACTCTGAGATCCCATCTTCTCTTAACCAGGGGCTCTCACTCCTGCTCCACGAG CTCTTACACCAGAATCCCCTTCACCGTCTACGTTATTTGCATCACTTCCAGGTCCACCCTTTCTTCCGGGGTGTGGCCTTTGACCCAGAGCTCCTACAGAAGCATCCAGTGAACTTTGTCTTGGAGACACAAGCTACCCAGTCTAGTCCATCATCGGAGTCCATGTTCTTCAAGGACTTTGACTGTAATCTGGAGTCCTTCCTGGTCCACCCAAGGCTGGCTTGA
- the RSKR gene encoding uncharacterized serine/threonine-protein kinase SgK494 isoform X10 — MGAVSCRQGHHAQMAASHKVVPKAKVLQRDILRQCKEEVSIQRQINHPFVHSMGDSWQGKRHLFIILLSPKGRGDSRWHRFGQEACNALHPGTGGPKYCPDFCCFAVCSYCSTDLYSLWSAVGRLTEASIRLFAAELILVLCYLHDLGIIHRDVKMENILLDERGHLKLTDFGLSRHLPQGARAYTICGTLQYMAPEVLSGGPYNHAADWWSLGVLLFSLSTGKFPVPAESDHVAMLASVTHYDSEIPSSLNQGLSLLLHELLHQNPLHRLRYLHHFQVHPFFRGVAFDPELLQKHPVNFVLETQATQSSPSSESMFFKDFDCNLESFLVHPRLA, encoded by the exons GTGGTACCCAAGGCAAAGGTCCTACAGAGGGACATCCTGAGGCAGTGCAAAGAGGAGGTCAGCATCCAG CGACAGATCAACCATCCTTTTGTACACAGTATGGGGGACAGCTGGCAGGGAAAACGACACCTCTTCATTA TACTGCTCTCTCCCAAAGGGAGAGGGGACAGCAGGTGGCATCGGTTTGGGCAGGAGGCATGCAATGCCTTGCACCCAGGCACAGGAGGCCCCAAATATTGCCCAGACTTCTGCTGCTTTGCAGTGTGCAGCTACTGCAGCACAGATCTTTACTCCCTGTGGTCTGCTGTTGGCCGCTTGACTGAGGCTTCCATCCGCCTCTTTGCTGCTGAGCTGATCCTGGTGCTGT GCTATCTCCATGACTTGGGCATCATCCATCGAGATGTGAAG ATGGAGAATATCCTTCTGGATGAACGAG GCCATTTGAAACTGACAGACTTTGGTTTGTCCCGCCACCTGCCCCAAGGAGCCCGCGCCTATACTATCTGTGGCACTCTTCAGTACATGG CGCCCGAGGTCCTGAGTGGAGGGCCTTACAACCATGCTGCTGACTGGTGGTCCCTGGGTgtcttgcttttctctctgtCAACTGGAAAG TTCCCGGTGCCAGCAGAGAGCGATCATGTGGCCATGTTGGCAAGTGTGACCCACTATGACTCTGAGATCCCATCTTCTCTTAACCAGGGGCTCTCACTCCTGCTCCACGAG CTCTTACACCAGAATCCCCTTCACCGTCTACGTTATTTGCATCACTTCCAGGTCCACCCTTTCTTCCGGGGTGTGGCCTTTGACCCAGAGCTCCTACAGAAGCATCCAGTGAACTTTGTCTTGGAGACACAAGCTACCCAGTCTAGTCCATCATCGGAGTCCATGTTCTTCAAGGACTTTGACTGTAATCTGGAGTCCTTCCTGGTCCACCCAAGGCTGGCTTGA